A single Larimichthys crocea isolate SSNF chromosome VIII, L_crocea_2.0, whole genome shotgun sequence DNA region contains:
- the mettl21ca gene encoding uncharacterized protein mettl21ca: MATLSSYLVKEEEEEEEEETEDEEDEEDEEEKKDESGDQKKQRSSWVPSFFFRVDREMYHYVGQEIMIEEGLDSYAGMIWPAALALCHYLDTHREELNLVDKAVLEIGAGTGLVSIVASLLGAWVTATDLPVVLNNLRVNLSRNTRGRCRHTPQLAALSWGYDLERTYPTSVYHYDYVMAADVVYHHDFLDELLATMKHFCKPGTTLIWANKVRFETDLTFTKNFKKSFHTRLLTEDGEMKIFMATCREEEGEGDVGMEIQDLLTEEDEEEEEKTDDDELRYDDVDVTEEPHMLETEKEDKEEEQSKSDEKEKTEEIMVLKDDEKEKAEKNDSNSSAIPLQQGRAPIWVPSTNTGFGKDVYHFVGHDITIYESIDSFGAVMWPAALALCSFLDNNRQRVNLQGKEVLELGAGTGLVTIVASLLGASVTATDLPNVLSNLRANVMRNTRGHCRHMPQVAALSWGYDLECTYPTSAYDYDYVMAADVVYHHDFLDELLATMKHFCRPGTTLIWANKVRFETDLTFTENFKNAFNTQLLAEDGEMKIFMATCRE; encoded by the exons ATGGCTACTTTGTCCTCATACCttgtgaaggaggaggaagaagaagaggaggaggaaacggaggacgaggaggatgaggaagatgaggaagagaaaaaag ATGAATCAGGTGACCAGAAGAAACAAAGATCCTCCTGGGTTCCAAGCTTCTTCTTCAGAGTGGACAGAGAGATGTATCATTATGTCGGGCAGGAGATCATGATAGAGGAAGGTCTTGACTCCTATGCAGGCATGATATGGCCAGCG GCTCTGGCTCTCTGCCACTACCTGGACACTCATCGTGAAGAGCTGAATCTTGTGGACAAGGCAGTCCTGGAGATCGGAGCAGGAACTGGCCTGGTGTCTATTGTAGCGTCACTCCTCG GTGCCTGGGTGACAGCCACAGACCTCCCAGTAGTACTGAACAACCTGAGAGTCAACCTGTCCAGGAACACCAGAGGGCgatgcagacacacaccccAGTTGGCAGCTCTGTCTTGGGGCTACGACCTGGAGCGCACCTACCCTACATCTGTGTATCACTACGACTATGTAATGGCAGCTGATGTGGTCTACCATCACGACTTCCTGGACGAGCTTCTGGCCACCATGAAGCATTTCTGCAAACCAGGAACGACCTTGATCTGGGCCAACAAGGTCAGGTTTGAGACTGATCTGACTTTCACTAAGAACTTTAAAAAGTCTTTCCACACACGCCTGCTGACtgaagatggagagatgaagaTCTTCATGGCAACGTgtagagaagaggaaggagaaggtgatgTGGGGATGGAAATCCAAGATctgctgacagaggaagatgaggaggaggaagaaaaaacgGATGATGATGAGCTTCGTTatgatgatgttgatgtaaCTGAGGAACCTCATATGTTAGagactgaaaaagaagataaagaggaagaacaaaGCAAATCTGATGAAAAGGAGAAGACGGAGGAGATAATGGTCCTCAAAGATGATGAGAAggaaaaagcagagaaaaacgATTCAA ATAGCTCTGCAATACCTCTGCAGCAGGGCAGAGCACCAATCTGGGTTCCCAGCACCAACACCGGCTTTGGTAAAGACGTCTACCATTTCGTAGGACATGACATCACCATTTATGAGTCTATAGACTCATTTGGAGCAGTGATGTGGCCAGCA GCGTTGGCTCTGTGCTCCTTCCTGGACAACAACAGGCAGAGGGTGAACCTGCAGGGAAAGGAGGTGCTGGAGCTGGGAGCAGGAACGGGATTGGTAACCATTGTGGCCAGTCTGCTGG GAGCTTCAGTCACAGCTACAGACTTACCCAATGTGTTGAGTAACCTCCGGGCCAATGTGATGAGGAACACCAGGGGGCATTGCAGACACATGCCCCAGGTGGCAGCTCTGTCCTGGGGGTACGACCTGGAGTGCACCTACCCTACATCTGCGTATGACTACGACTATGTAATGGCAGCTGACGTGGTCTACCATCACGACTTCCTGGACGAGCTTCTGGCCACCATGAAGCATTTCTGCAGACCAGGAACGACCTTGATCTGGGCCAACAAGGTCAGGTTTGAGACTGATCTGACTTTCACTGAGAACTTTAAAAATGCCTTTAACACGCAGCTGCTGGCtgaagatggagagatgaagaTCTTCATGGCTACATGTAGAGAGTAA
- the mettl21e gene encoding methyltransferase like 21e isoform X1, whose protein sequence is MEDSNIKEEAGAAVDAELAKAIMSRQFHPSLIGPEAWEGYMFSDMEIRIKESTDLYGAVLWPSAMVLCYFLENNLDKYNLTDKNVIELGAGTGLVSIVSSLLGAKVTSTDLPDVLGNLRYNVVRNTKDRCKYIPLVTELIWGQEVEQRFPLATHRFDYILAADVVYAHPYLEELMDTFDYLCQENTQILWAMRFRLDPENSFVDRFRQRFHVEQLYDLPSLSIKLYRAWRKDGRTKNQGQAAA, encoded by the exons ATGGAGGACTCCAACATcaaagaggaag CAGGAGCTGCTGTGGATGCAGAGCTAGCCAAAGCCATAATGTCTCGGCAGTTCCACCCCTCTCTCATTGGTCCGGAGGCCTGGGAAGGATACATGTTTTCTGATATGGAGATCCGTATCAAAGAGTCCACAGACCTCTATGGAGCTGTACTCTGGCCCTCG GCGATGGTGTTATGTTATTTCTTAGAGAACAATCTGGACAAATACAACCTGACAGATAAGAATGTGATTGAACTGGGTGCTGGAACTGGGCTCGTCAGCATCGTATCCAGTTTGTTAG GCGCTAAGGTGACCTCCACTGACCTACCGGATGTACTGGGAAACCTCAGGTACAATGTTGTGCGCAACACCAAGGACCGATGCAAGTACATCCCTCTG GTCACAGAGCTCATCTGGGGTCAGGAGGTGGAGCAACGTTTCCCACTTGCCACACATCGTTTCGACTACATCCTGGCAGCTGACGTTGTGTACGCTCATCCTTACCTGGAAGAGCTGATGGACACCTTTGACTACCTGTGCCAGGAGAACACACAGATCCTGTGGGCCATGCGCTTTCGCCTGGACCCAGAGAACAGCTTTGTGGATCGCTTTCGTCAGCGCTTCCATGTGGAGCAGCTGTATGACCTCCCCAGTCTGAGTATCAAACTGTACCGAGCCTGGAGGAAGGACGGGAGGACCAAGAACCAAGGACAGGCTGCTGCCTGA
- the mettl21e gene encoding methyltransferase like 21e isoform X2 yields the protein MEDSNIKEEGAAVDAELAKAIMSRQFHPSLIGPEAWEGYMFSDMEIRIKESTDLYGAVLWPSAMVLCYFLENNLDKYNLTDKNVIELGAGTGLVSIVSSLLGAKVTSTDLPDVLGNLRYNVVRNTKDRCKYIPLVTELIWGQEVEQRFPLATHRFDYILAADVVYAHPYLEELMDTFDYLCQENTQILWAMRFRLDPENSFVDRFRQRFHVEQLYDLPSLSIKLYRAWRKDGRTKNQGQAAA from the exons ATGGAGGACTCCAACATcaaagaggaag GAGCTGCTGTGGATGCAGAGCTAGCCAAAGCCATAATGTCTCGGCAGTTCCACCCCTCTCTCATTGGTCCGGAGGCCTGGGAAGGATACATGTTTTCTGATATGGAGATCCGTATCAAAGAGTCCACAGACCTCTATGGAGCTGTACTCTGGCCCTCG GCGATGGTGTTATGTTATTTCTTAGAGAACAATCTGGACAAATACAACCTGACAGATAAGAATGTGATTGAACTGGGTGCTGGAACTGGGCTCGTCAGCATCGTATCCAGTTTGTTAG GCGCTAAGGTGACCTCCACTGACCTACCGGATGTACTGGGAAACCTCAGGTACAATGTTGTGCGCAACACCAAGGACCGATGCAAGTACATCCCTCTG GTCACAGAGCTCATCTGGGGTCAGGAGGTGGAGCAACGTTTCCCACTTGCCACACATCGTTTCGACTACATCCTGGCAGCTGACGTTGTGTACGCTCATCCTTACCTGGAAGAGCTGATGGACACCTTTGACTACCTGTGCCAGGAGAACACACAGATCCTGTGGGCCATGCGCTTTCGCCTGGACCCAGAGAACAGCTTTGTGGATCGCTTTCGTCAGCGCTTCCATGTGGAGCAGCTGTATGACCTCCCCAGTCTGAGTATCAAACTGTACCGAGCCTGGAGGAAGGACGGGAGGACCAAGAACCAAGGACAGGCTGCTGCCTGA
- the ercc5 gene encoding DNA repair protein complementing XP-G cells — protein sequence MGVHGLWRLLESTGKPINPETLEGKILAVDISIWLNQAVKGVRDREGNSVQNAHLLTLFHRICKLLFFRIRPVFVFDGDAPLLKKQTLALRRQRKEELSRESKQTNEKLLKTFLKRQAIKAALGDRSKDPLPSLSSVRRDEVDDMYVLPALPAAEEKDKSSSEEEEEEKEREEMDDSYHMYQGELYDDPNSVDINSEEFACLPPEMKHEILKDMKEFSKRRRTMYHKPPEQSGDFSQYQLAGLLQRNKLNQRLVGLEKEMSQQSAGSAPQLYEQDGEQQSHSVESQRLVSEDYSHYILIKGSKKKNETAPESQLAAAPWSGGFLSGSKRRPAGRPEPLWRPVCEEEEKAHASSSEDSKPSVLKPSQGDKSLPSPRTLQAIQAAMNNSSDEEKADWDKRGGSLSPRTQLAIQKALAEDDTAEHGTLIDSSSTKAQANIDRPVPQVVISSSEEEPEPQDVNSLLSEKNDFKVNLTGQRLDVKDSVLNSSSEDEIEELIGRRNKALHFAALQNPPKRETRLEEETEKGQVSDAEQRLITKNGVQPQGAAASNQNSISINNSNQILGNLLSVETELRPVLSEQRSDKTPEGDRSEESESEESFIEVSEEEFKEDDEDDSLVMIRDEGSPDKLHKEEEESSSEGPSSPDAASTLEEDKDKGRQTEEKELKEGAQTESSSTPATNEWEHFDADELEALESSLQVEQSSLRELKQQQERMANTVTGQMYLESQELLRLFGVPFLVAPMEAEAQCAALDRADHTHGTITDDSDVWLFGGRHVYRNFFSQNKYVEHYQYADMQNQLGLDRAKMINLAYLLGSDYTEGVPGVGYVTGMEILNEFPGPGLEPLIQLSKWWSEAQEKKRLVADPRDTKVKKKLRSLKLHPGFPSPAVAQAYLEPAVDQSDSSFSWGRPQLDMIKEFCLSRFGWNSRKTEETLQPVIKQLNTQQTQLRIDSFFRMEQQEKQAIRSQRLRRAVTCMKRKEREGGEEEEEDSEEEMPFPSKRGKATSKSPKKGGDGVREEARSAAGGGFLGSQVIVEPPLTPSKHVGTSQESPSVKNVPQPTKTLPQRISSSSSGEDSDGSGEVAMVTARSVFEGGRRGRGAKSTRGRGSTRGKGRGKK from the exons ATGGGAGTGCACGGACTGTGGAGGCTGCTGGAGAGCACGGGGAAACCCATCAACCCCGAGACTCTGGAGGGAAAGATCCTTGCAGTTG ACATCAGTATATGGCTGAACCAGGCAGTGAAGGGGGTCAGGGACCGTGAAGGCAACAGTGTCCAGAACGCCCACCTGCTCACTCTCTTCCACCGCATCTGTAAGCTGCTCTTCTTCCGCATCAGGCCGGTCTTTGTGTTCGATGGAGACGCCCCACTGCTGAAGAAGCAGACTCTG GCtctgaggaggcagaggaaagaggagtTGAGCAGAGAGTCTAAACAGACCAACGAGAAACTCCTCAAGACCTTCCTGAAGAGACAAGCTATCAAAGCTGCACTCGGAGACCGCAG TAAGGATCCTCTACCCAGCCTGTCCAGCGTGAGGAGAGATGAGGTGGACGACATGTATGTTCTACCAGCCCTGccagctgcagaggagaaggacAAAAGCAG TtcggaagaggaggaggaggagaaagagcgGGAGGAGATGGATGACAGTTATCACATGTATCAG GGAGAACTGTACGACGACCCGAACTCAGTGGACATCAACTCAGAGGAGTTCGCCTGCCTGCCTCCTGAAATGAAACACGAGATCCTCAAAGACATGAAAGAGTTTTCCAAAAGACGCCGGACCATGTACCACAAACCTCCAGAG CAATCCGGAGATTTTTCCCAGTACCAGTTGGCCGGCCTTCTGCAGAGGAACAAGCTGAACCAACGTCTGGTGGGTCTGGAGAAAGAGATGAGCCAGCAGAGCGCCGGCAGCGCTCCACAGCTCTACGAACAGGATGGGGAGCAGCAGAGTCACAGCGTGGAGTCACAGCGACTGGTTTCAGAAGATTATTCCCACTATATTCTCATCAAAG GCTCTAAAAAGAAGAACGAGACTGCTCCCGAGAGTCAACTGGCAGCCGCTCCGTGGTCTGGTGGCTTCCTTTCGGGCAGCAAAAGACGACCGGCAGGCAGACCCGAGCCCCTGTGGCGCCCTGtttgtgaggaagaggagaaagcgCATGCTTCGTCCTCTGAAGACTCCAAACCCTCTGTCTTAAAACCGTCTCAGGGAGACAAGTCACTACCATCACCTCGTACTCTCCAGGCAATCCAGGCTGCAATGAACAACAGCTCGGACGAGGAGAAGGCGGACTGGGATAAGAGGGGGGGTAGTTTGTCCCCACGTACTCAGCTGGCGATCCAAAAGGCTCTTGCAGAGGACGACACGGCTGAACACGGGACTCTAATCGACAGCTCATCCACCAAAGCGCAGGCGAATATTGATCGTCCTGTGCCACAAGTGGTCATCAGCAGCTCAGAGGAAGAGCCAGAACCTCAGGATGTGAACTCGTtactgagtgaaaaaaatgattttaaggTGAACCTAACAGGACAAAGATTAGACGTGAAAGACAGTGTGTTAAATAGTAGTTCTGAGGATGAGATAGAGGAATTGATTGGACGGAGAAATAAAGCGCTTCACTTTGCGGCGCTGCAAAATCCTCCGAAGAGAGAGACGAGGTtagaagaggagacagagaaaggacaaGTGTCAGACGCCGAGCAGCGACTGATCACAAAGAATGGGGTTCAACCACAGGGTGCTGCTGCTTCTAATCAAAACTCAATATCCATCAATAACTCCAATCAGATACTCGGGAATCTTCTCAGTGTAGAGACTGAATTGCGTCCTGTGCTGTCCGAGCAGAGGAGTGACAAGACTCCTGAAGGAGATCGCAGTGAGGAGAGCGAGTCAGAAG aGAGCTTCATCGAGGTGTCAGAGGAAGAATTtaaagaggatgatgaagatgattcaCTCGTAATGATCAGAGATGAAGGATCTCCAGATAAGCTccataaagaagaagaagaaagttcaTCAGAGGGTCCCAGCAGTCCAGATGCTGCTTCCACATTAGAGGAAGACAAGGACAAGGGGAGACAGACCGAAGAGAAAGAGCTGAAGGAAGGAGCGCAGACAGAATCCAGCTCCACTCCAGCGACTAATGAATGGGAACACTTTGACGCA GATGAGCTGGAGGCTCTGGAGAGCTCTCTGCAGGTGGAGCAGAGCAGCCTGAGGGAgctgaaacagcagcaggagaggatgGCCAACACGGTCACTGGACAGATGTACCTGGAGAGTCAG GAGCTGCTGCGGCTGTTCGGCGTGCCGTTCCTGGTGGCGCCGATGGAGGCCGAGGCTCAGTGCGCCGCCCTCGACCGCGCCGACCACACGCACGGCACCATCACGGACGACTCGGACGTGTGGCTGTTTGGAGGGAGACACGTCTACAGGAACTTCTTCAGCCAGAACAAATATGTCGAACACTACCAGTACGCCGACATGCAGAACCAGCTGG GTCTGGACAGGGCTAAAATGATAAACCTGGCTTACCTGCTGGGAAGTGACTACACAGAGGGCGTGCCCGGGGTCGGATATGTGACTGGCATGGAGATACTGAATGAGTTCCCAGGGCCAGGCTTAGAGCCACTCATACAgttaag TAAATGGTGGTCAGAGGCTCAGGAGAAGAAGCGCCTGGTGGCTGATCCTCGGGACACAAAGGttaagaagaaactgaggagtcTGAAGCTGCATCCTGGCTTCCCCAGTCCTGCTGTGGCTCAGGCTTACCTGGAACCTGCTGTGGACCAGTCGGACAGCTCCTTCAGCTGGGGACGTCCACAGCTCGACATGATCAAAGA ATTCTGCCTGAGTCGTTTTGGTTGGAACAGTCGGAAGACAGAAGAGACTCTTCAGCCTGTGATTAAACAGCTCAACACTCAGCAG ACTCAGCTGCGGATCGACTCATTCTTCCGCATGGAGCAACAGGAAAAGCAGGCGATCCGCAGCCAGAGACTTCGCCGAGCAGTCACCTGCatgaagagaaaggagagagaaggaggagaggaggaagaggaggacagtgaGGAGGAAATGCCATTCCCATCCAAGAGAGGGAAGGCGACAAGCAAGAGTCCTAAGAAAGGAGGAGATGGAGTTAGAGAAGAGGCGAGgtctgcagcaggaggagggttTCTGGGGTCACAGGTGATCGTCGAACCTCCTCTAACACCTTCGAAGCATGTGGGCACCAGCCAGGAGTCCCCATCAGTGAAGAACGTCCCCCAGCCTACGAAGACCCTTCCTCAGagaatcagcagcagcagctctggtgAGGACAGCGACGGTAGCGGTGAAGTCGCTATGGTTACAGCTCGATCTGTGTTCGAGGGTGGCCGACGAGGCCGCGGAGCAAAAAGCacaagagggagaggaagcacgagagggaagggaagagggaagaagtga